In Flavobacterium luteolum, the DNA window TCAGCGCAAACCCAAATTGATGTTAATGGTGTAACCGTACCTAGAAAAATAGATTTTCAAGGCAAATCATTACAATTAAATGGAGCAGGTGGAAGATCAAAAATGTGGTTGGAAGTTTATGTTCAGGCATTGTATTTATCTCAATTGACTCAAGACCCACAATTCATTATTGACAGTGATACTGAAATGGCGGTTCGAATAGAAATTACTTCTTCTATGGTTTCTTCAAACAAATTGACAAAAGCTATGAACACAGGTTTTGAAAAATCTGCGGGTGCAAATCTTGAGCAGTTACGTCCAAGAATCGAGCAGTTAAAAAGTTATCTAAGCGATGCCATTACAGAAAAAGATGTTTTCATTTTAGCATATAACCCTTTAGATCAAAATGTTTACATAAGTAAAAATGAAGTTTTAAAAGGAAAAATCCCTGGATTCGATTTCAAAAAAGCATTATTCGGAATCTGGCTTTCTGACAAACCAGTAGACGAAACTTTGAAAAAACACTTATTAGGACAATAGTTCTTAATTTTTTAAATATTCAAAAAGCCGAAAACCAAATAGTTTTCGGCTTTTCTTTTATGTTTTATAAATTTGCTGCAAAATACATTATTCGCATTATTCTATTTTATACATTTACGCAAAATAAACATATCACAACAAAATGAAAGATTTATTACAACAATTTGAAAACAAAGCACCTGAAATTGTTTTCAATTGGAAAGATTCAGAAACAGAAGCCGAAGGGTGGACTGTTATTAATTCACTTCGTGGAGGAGCTGCGGGTGGAGGAACAAGAATGAGAAAAGGCCTAGACATGAACGAAGTTTTGTCTTTGGCTAAAACTATGGAAGTTAAATTCTCAGTTTCTGGTCCTGCAATTGGAGGAGCTAAATCTGGAATAAATTTTGATCCGAACGATCCTCGCAAAAAAGGTGTTTTGCAACGTTGGTACAAAGCCGTTTCTCCTTTATTGAAAAGCTACTATGGAACTGGAGGAGATTTAAATGTTGATGAGATTCACGAAGTAATTCCAATGACGGAAGAATGTGGTGTTTGGCATCCGCAGGAAGGTGTTTTTAATGGACACTTTAAGCCAACTGAAGCTGATAAAATTAATAGAATTGGGCAATTACGTC includes these proteins:
- a CDS encoding chalcone isomerase family protein, coding for MKKILLLLTMLLSLQFSTVSAQTQIDVNGVTVPRKIDFQGKSLQLNGAGGRSKMWLEVYVQALYLSQLTQDPQFIIDSDTEMAVRIEITSSMVSSNKLTKAMNTGFEKSAGANLEQLRPRIEQLKSYLSDAITEKDVFILAYNPLDQNVYISKNEVLKGKIPGFDFKKALFGIWLSDKPVDETLKKHLLGQ